The DNA region GCGGGCCATGATATCCATGTCATCGTCATTGACCTGCACGCAGTGGGCGGCAATGCAGGGAACGTCAAAGAGTCCGTTCTTGTCGGCCATGACGATGGGGGAGTAGCCATACTTTTCCTGGGTTCCCTGAATTTCGGCAGCGCTTTCGGAAAGATGAACGTGAATGCCGATGCCTGCCTTCTTGGCTTCGTCGGAAACGCGGCGGAAATAATCTTCGGTGCAGGTGTAAGGAGCGTGGGGACCGAACTTGAAAGTAATGCGGTCGCAGTCCTTGCAGAATTCCATTTCGTCGTAGGTCTGCTGGATACGTCCGCCGTCATCTTCGGCGCTACCCACCAGGCCGCGGCACATGACGGCACGCATACCGGATTCCTTGATGGCGCGGGTGGTCTGCTTGATGTTCATCATCATGTCGTTAAAGCAGGTGGTGCCGCTCTTCATCATTTCGATGATGGCGAGGCAAGCGCCCCAGTAGGTATCTTCATCGGTCATCTTCTGCTCGATGGGATCGATGGTGCCGAACAGCCAATCCATAAAGGAAAGGTCGTCGGCCACGTTGCGCATGAAGCTCATGTAAGAATGAGTGTGGCAGTTGATGAGGCCGGGAATAGCCAGCTTGTCGGTACCGTCGATGACCTTGTCTGCCTTGAAGCCTGCGGGTTCTTCGCCAATGGCTACAATCTTGTCGCCTTCGATGTAGATAGAAGTTTCCTTCACGCAGTCCTTGGCGGCGTTTGTACCAGCGACATTTGCGGCAGGCACAATTGCCAGCGTATTCTTAATAACGATACCCATTGTGAATCCTTTTTTAATTCAGAACTATTTATTTCCGCAGACAAAAATAGAAATTGAATTCTTTAATACAAAATTTTCTGTCTTGAGAGTAGTGCGCGTTTATTCCAGTACAGAATGAAAAATCCAGAATATTTTTCGTAAACTCTGGTTTACAAAGATCGGACTTTGTAACTTGAAAATCGAGGGCGGCGAGTTGCTACCCAGCATAAGGAGGCTAATATGAAAACGCTGAAAATCACGCTGTTTGTCGCCCTGTCGCTTATGGTATCCATGTCTTTCGCTTCTAGGACTGTAAAGTCCAAGCTGGGAGATCTGGACATCATGGCGGAAAAGGGTGGGTCGAAGATTCTCTGCACCATGGGGTTTAACGCTGAATTGGCTCTGATCAAGGAAGCGGAAACGGAGGCTCTGGTGAAAGGGGATTGTACCGGCTGGGTTCCCAAGTCAAAAATCGAGTACGTGGCTCAAAAGGCCGGCGACAAGACCTTTACTATCGACGATGTCGATATTAGCGGTTTTATCGACGATCCTTCTCTCCACTCCATTCTTAATGACAACATTGAGGATTTCGAGGGAGTCACCATCGATCGCGACTTTAGGGAATACCTGACATACACCATCGATCGTGAGCAGACGGAAATGCGTCACGGCGAAAACTAAAAACTCTCCTTAAAACACAAAGGGCGGCCCTTCGGGGTCGTCCTTTCTATTTCTTCGGACT from Fibrobacter sp. UWEL includes:
- a CDS encoding amidohydrolase — encoded protein: MGIVIKNTLAIVPAANVAGTNAAKDCVKETSIYIEGDKIVAIGEEPAGFKADKVIDGTDKLAIPGLINCHTHSYMSFMRNVADDLSFMDWLFGTIDPIEQKMTDEDTYWGACLAIIEMMKSGTTCFNDMMMNIKQTTRAIKESGMRAVMCRGLVGSAEDDGGRIQQTYDEMEFCKDCDRITFKFGPHAPYTCTEDYFRRVSDEAKKAGIGIHVHLSESAAEIQGTQEKYGYSPIVMADKNGLFDVPCIAAHCVQVNDDDMDIMARRGVSVVTNPASNMKLGNGFAPVPEMMAKGINVCLGTDGAASNNSLNMFHEMSLLALIHKGTHKSPQCVSAREVFRMATLNGAKALCLEDKIGSLEVGKKADIAILDLNNPSLMPKNNLIAGLSYSANGSEVDTVIIDGKITMEGRKVLTLDEKLVYQKVNEIIKRMGLENKEYV